The genomic stretch CGTCGACAGCTGGGCCGCCGACCCCCAGTACGCGCCCACGTGGGACGGCTGGCTCTCGGGACAGCGTTTCTCGCTGCTGTTGTTCGAAGCAGCGCTTGTCCTCCCGTTCCTGCGCTACTGGCGCGTCCCGCAAGCCCAGCGCATCATGGTGGCCCTCAGCTTTCTCGTCGGCGCATCCCTTTCGGTGTCGGCCGCACTGTGGCTGACGATGCTGGTCGGCGCCTCGGGCCCACTGGCCCGGCCCGCCTGGCACCTGCCGGTGGAGATCGGCGCGACTGCTGCGGCGGCCGTGCTGGGCTATCTGGCGGCGGGTCCGATGCCGTCGCCGCCGGAGGCGACCGCCACACCACCGGCGGACGCGCCCACCATGACGCTCGGCCCGCACCAGCGGGTCCTGTTCGTGACGTCAGCCTGGTCCAGGCACAGACTGCTGGTCGCCGTGGCGTTGGGCGCGGTCACCGCGCTGACCGTGTCGAACGGTTCCTCCGCATGGCAAGGAACGGCGTTGCTCGCGCTGTGGACGATCTTCGAAGCGGTGCAGGCGCGTACCAGCCTGCAGATCGACGGCTCGGGGATCACGGTGAGGGCCTCTTGGCTGCCTGTCCTGCGGCGGACGGTGCCGTACTCCCTGGTACGGTTCGCGGAGGCCAGAAGCGAGGCTCCGCCCGGGCGATACAAGGTGGACGACAGTGAGGCGGGCTGGGGCGTCGTCAGCGGGAAAGGACCAGTCCTCGCGTTGTCGTTGAGTGACGACCGGTGGTTCGTCTACTCCACGCGCGAAGCCGAGACCGCCGCAGCGCTGGTCAACGGGTGGCTGAGCAGGCAACGGCAGGGAGAGACGGCGTAATGCTGATCACCATTGATCCGGCATCGCCCCAGCCGCTCGCCGACCAGGTGGCCGCCTCGGTCCGGGCCGCGGTCGCCAATGGCACGGCGGCGCCCGGGGATCGGCTCCCCTCGGCACGCAACGTCGCCGCCACACTCGGCATCAACCTGCACACCGTCCTGCGGGGTTACCAGCAGCTGCGCGACGAGGGGCTGGTGGAGCTGCGCCGCGGCCGAGCGGCCGTCATCACCGAAACGGCCGACCGGTTGCGGCTCCGGCTGGCCGAAGCGGCCGAAGAGTTCGCCAGGGCCGCGCTGCATGCCGGAGCCTCCGAGGAAGAGGCGCTCGCCGCGGCGCGAGCGGCGTTGCTTGCCATGCGAGGCTGATCAGAGGGCGGACCGGTCCTCATCCGGGACCCGGCCTCATGGCACCTCGCCGGCCGACACCCTCGCCTACATGGGAAAATAGAGATGATCCCCTGAGCAGCACGTCCATGGGGAGGGGGCGACCATGGCGACCACGGCACATCGTCCGGCCACCCGCGCGGGGTCCGGTGCGCTGGAGCTCGGCGCATCGCTCATGGCACTCGCCGGTCTGGCGTTCATCGGATACGCCGTGATGTTCTTCATCCGCAACTTCACGGCCGGCTTCCTGGAGCTCGGCATCGGCCCGACCGAGGTCGACGTCGGTCGGGCCAAGATCCGCGCGTTCAGTCCCGACCTGTACGAGTACATCTCGCACCTGCACCTCGCGGTGTCCGGATTCATGGCGTCGACCGGGCTGGCAACCGCGGCACTCGCCTGGTTCGGGGTCCGGCACGGCCTGTGGTGGGCGTACGTCACGGCGGTCGCGGTGCCCGTGCTGGCCGTGGCCGTCGCGCTGCCCGCGCACTACCCGTACGGCCTGGCCACGCTCGGCCACCTCGGGCTCATCTACCTGGCCACAATTGTGTTCGTCGTGGGCGCGCTGGTGGCGCTCAAGCCGATGCTGAAGGCGCGGCGGCGGACCTGATCAGGGCTCGCGGCTGCGACCGTCGCGGCCCCATCCCGGGCTCCCCGTGCTGACCTGACTTTCGACAGGGGTGCCGGCTGACGATCGGCAGATGATCCGCCCGGCTCATCCTTGACAGGCTCACTCCCATGAACATGGGCTTTCCCGGACGGTGGATCGGCGGCATGACGCTCGTCTTGGGGCCGGTCGTCATGTGCGCCGGATACCTGCTGCGTTACCTGAGCACGGCCACCGCCCTCACTCCTGCGCAGCAGGCGTGGTCCGAGGCGCAGCCGTTCGCCGCCTACGGCCAGCTCCTCGCCTACACCTCAGAACCCGCCCTGCTCACCCTCTCCTACGCGGTCTTCGCACTGGGGGCGATGCTGCTCTTCCCCGCCTTCGTCGCCCTGGCCCAGCGGGTCGGTGGCTCCCTCGCCTTCTGGGGCGCCACTCTGCTGCTCGCGGGGCTCTTCGCCCGCCTGTACTTCGCCGGTGCCGACCAGACTGCCTCCCAGCTCACCGAGGTCATCGGGCTGGATCAGGCGACGAGCGCGATCATGAAAGAGTATGTGGACATCTCCTACGGACCGTGGCGGTTGCCTGTCTGGGCCTCGGTCGGTCAGTACGCGGGCTCGCTCCTGTTGGCCGTCGCCGCATGGCGCTCAGGCTTGTTCGGCACCGCCCGTGCCGTGATGCTGCTGTTGGCGGGAGGCACCTGGATGGGCGTGCTGAAGGGCGCCTCGATCCCCGATGTGCTGGTCACCGGCCTGCTCTGCGTGGCCCTGGTTCCGCTGGGCGTGCAGGTGCTGCGTGACCGGCTGCCGGCTTCGGCCGGGCGGCCGAAGGTGCTGAGCTGGTGAGCGACATGCGGGCCGGAACCCGTCTCTACTCATCGTCGAACAGGTCCAGCAGGTCCAGGCCGTCTGCCTCGGTGAACGGGGCGGGCACGGCGGCTCTCAAGGGCTGTTCGGTCCAGATGCATTTGCCTGTGCCGGTGTAGCGGGTGCCCCAGCGATGGGCGATCGCGGCGACCAGCTGGAGTCCGCGTCCACCCTCGTCGGTTTCGGCGGCGCGGCGGATACGCGGAGTGGTCAGGCTGCCGTCGGAGACCTCGCAGGTCAGCACGTTGCTACGGAGCAGGCGCAAGTGGATGGGGCCCTTGGCGTGGCGGATGACATTGCCGACCAGCTCGCTGGCCAGCAGTTCCGTGGTCATCGACAGCTCATCCAGGTCCCAGGCGCTGAGCTGGGCCCGGATGTGTTCGCGGGCCTCGCCCGCGGCCTTGGGGTGCTCGGGCAGCGGCCAGGAGGCCATGTCCTCGCCCGGCAGCGCATGGGTGCGGACGACCAGCAGGGCGGCGTCGTCGGCCGTCCCCTGCCGGGGCAGCAGGATGCTGATGAGGTTGTCGCACAGGGATTCGAGGCACTCGGCGCACTCGAGCTTGGTCGCGTCCGACGCGGCGGCGTGCTCCTGGTGCTTGGGCAGAACTCCGGAGATCGTGCCGCTGAGCGCCGTGGCCAGATTGGCCATGCCCTGGTCGATGTCGAGGATCGAGGATTCGACCAGGCCGTCGGTGTACAGCACCAGCAGACTGCCTTCGGGCAGCTCCATTTCCACGGTGTCGAAGGGCGGGGTGGCGGCGCCGAGGGGTGAGTTCGGGTCGGCGTCGGGAAAATGCACGCTGCCGTCCGGGTGGACGACCGCAGGCGGGGGATGGCCGGCGCGGCCCAGGGCACAGGAACGGTTGGTGGGGTCGTAGACCATGTACAGGCAGGTGGCGTAGAAGTCGTCGCCGAGCTCGCTCACCAGATCGTTGAGGTGGGAGAGCAGCTCGTCGGGAGACAGTTCCAGGTCGGCCAGGGTACGGACCGCGGTGCGCAGACGGCCCATGGTGACCGCCTCGGACACGCCGTGCCCCATGACGTCGCCGATGACGATGGCGACCCGGTCCGCCGACAGCGAGATGACGTCATACCAGTCGCCGCCCACCTCCATGTCCATGCCGGCCGGCAGGTAGCGGGCCGCGGCGGTGATCGCGGGCAGGCTGGGCAGCTCGCGCGGGAGCAGCCCGCGTTGCAGTTCCTTGGCGCGGGTGTGCTCCCTGTCGTACAGCCGGGCGCGTTCCATGGCCTGGGCCACCAGCCCGGTGAGTGCGGTGAGCAGGTTGCGCTCCTCGTCCGTGAACTCCCGCGGATCGGTGAAGGAGACGACACAGCTGCCCACTGGCCGTCCCGAGGCGATCAGCGGCAGGAAGGCCCACGCCTGCTTGCCTCCCACCACGGGAAGATCGGCTGTCATGGGGTAGCGCTCGATGCACTCCTCGAGCGAGCTGATGAAGATCGGGGTGTGCTCCCGCAGGACCCCCGCGATCGGGAGGCCCCAGGAGGCCGGCATCCGGGCCAGCTGATCAATGTACTCCTTGGGATACCCCGTGGACCCGACCGGCCTCAGATGGTCGCCCTCCAGGAAAGCGAGCACCAGCCCGGAGGCGCCGAACAACGGCAGGATGTGATCGGCGGAGGCGTCCACGACGTCGCGAACGGTGACCGCCTCGGCCAGCGCCTTGGTCAACTGCCTGATATGGGAGGCCAGCTCCACGGACGCGCGCTCGGCGTTACGCGACGGCGGTTCGATGATCGTCTGCAGGACGTCATGGGTCTTGGTGACGTTCCACAGGGTGCCGACCATGCGTGCCGGTTCGCCGTTCTCATCGTGCACCATTTCGCCGCGAACTCTCACCCAGCCGGACGTCCCGTCCGGGCGGCACACTCGATACTCGGTGCTGTGCAGCCTCCCTGTGCGGATCGCCTCGTCCATGTCGTACAGCACCCACGGCAGATCCTCAGGGTGGATGGCGCCCGTCCAGGTCTCGATGCGTCCGTCGAAGGCGTTCTGATCGAGGCCGAGCACGGTGAGCATCGCGTCGTTCCAGATGACGTCTCCGGT from Nonomuraea polychroma encodes the following:
- a CDS encoding GntR family transcriptional regulator, which translates into the protein MLITIDPASPQPLADQVAASVRAAVANGTAAPGDRLPSARNVAATLGINLHTVLRGYQQLRDEGLVELRRGRAAVITETADRLRLRLAEAAEEFARAALHAGASEEEALAAARAALLAMRG
- a CDS encoding SpoIIE family protein phosphatase — encoded protein: MGERGAQDPQIMWTELVSEQRKRLLAVVGDDLWGIELLRFAIQQAVAELAGLGGMVHLGTPGYGGGLRLAVTSGLPRAFTQQWERIDGTGSLAPARAFRDGAFVRAPMASLADGMPEDGATASWPPDSAEAGSWSWPVGTAMAAVPILGPGGPIGTLSIVTVSPHEPSAGQQAFLDTLGRWAGERLNKSAAPPPGSALTEWQEQPADSQPQDPQAVGTWDWDIRTGDVIWNDAMLTVLGLDQNAFDGRIETWTGAIHPEDLPWVLYDMDEAIRTGRLHSTEYRVCRPDGTSGWVRVRGEMVHDENGEPARMVGTLWNVTKTHDVLQTIIEPPSRNAERASVELASHIRQLTKALAEAVTVRDVVDASADHILPLFGASGLVLAFLEGDHLRPVGSTGYPKEYIDQLARMPASWGLPIAGVLREHTPIFISSLEECIERYPMTADLPVVGGKQAWAFLPLIASGRPVGSCVVSFTDPREFTDEERNLLTALTGLVAQAMERARLYDREHTRAKELQRGLLPRELPSLPAITAAARYLPAGMDMEVGGDWYDVISLSADRVAIVIGDVMGHGVSEAVTMGRLRTAVRTLADLELSPDELLSHLNDLVSELGDDFYATCLYMVYDPTNRSCALGRAGHPPPAVVHPDGSVHFPDADPNSPLGAATPPFDTVEMELPEGSLLVLYTDGLVESSILDIDQGMANLATALSGTISGVLPKHQEHAAASDATKLECAECLESLCDNLISILLPRQGTADDAALLVVRTHALPGEDMASWPLPEHPKAAGEAREHIRAQLSAWDLDELSMTTELLASELVGNVIRHAKGPIHLRLLRSNVLTCEVSDGSLTTPRIRRAAETDEGGRGLQLVAAIAHRWGTRYTGTGKCIWTEQPLRAAVPAPFTEADGLDLLDLFDDE